A single window of Oreochromis aureus strain Israel breed Guangdong linkage group 7, ZZ_aureus, whole genome shotgun sequence DNA harbors:
- the neil1 gene encoding endonuclease 8-like 1 isoform X2, translated as MPEGPELHLASLYVNRMCEGVLFSGPVIKSEVSKNPDVPFTSEAYRITAASRGKEVKLTLTPIKTDEPKRRVKPGQVEQPMDIVFRFGMSGYFRFTSEDELPKHAHLRFYSKEKPCRVLSFVDPRRFGSWEPNGTWQPGRGPCVMFEYKKFRENVVSHVSDRAFDRPICEVLLNQKYFNGIGNYLRAEILFRSNIPPFVAAKTVLEGLGPDDSCQNENPVKKESDAKTSVRTKKKLMKHQTDDLLRLCHTVPLEVVNLGGKGYDPASGDFSDFQAWLQCYYVDGMKTLRDHNGRTIWFRGDPGPMAPKDSKSPKAKNWAKKDDDHDYTNKKKGARARKTRIKQGGEMKTPKKEKDTRLEEAESKRRKTGETHEVNTPQRETRSNARRRKTSSVEVTAGSQRRTMRTTR; from the exons ATGCCCGAGGGACCAGAGCTCCACCTGGCCAGCCTGTATGTGAACAGAATGTGTGAAGGAGTGCTATTCAGCGGTCCCGTCAtaaagtcagaggtcagcaaGAACCCTGATGTGCCCTTCACCTCTGAGGCCTATCGCATCACAGCTGCTTCCAGAGGGAAGGAAGTGAAGCTCACACTGACGCCCATAAAGACAGATGAACCAAAACGGCGAGTGAAACCAGGACAAGTTGAACAACCCATGGACATAGTGTTTCGCTTTGGGATGTCAGGCTATTTCCGCTTCACCAGCGAGGATGAGCTGCCCAAACATGCCCACTTGCGTTTTTATTCCAAAGAAAAGCCCTGCAGAGTACTTAGCTTCGTGGATCCACGCAGGTTTGGGAGCTGGGAGCCCAACGGGACCTGGCAGCCTGGCAGAGGTCCCTGCGTTATGTTTGAGTACAAAAAATTCAG ggagAACGTTGTGTCACACGTGTCTGACCGAGCCTTTGACAGACCCATCTGTGAAGTCCTGCTCAATCAGAAGTACTTCAACGGTATTGGAAACTACCTGAGGGCTGAGATCCTTTTCAG GTCTAACATCCCTCCCTTTGTGGCTGCCAAAACTGTGCTGGAAGGTCTTGGGCCGGACGATTCATGTCAAAATGAGAATCCTGTGAAAAAGGAGTCAGACGCAAAG ACATCTgtaagaacaaaaaagaaactgatGAAACACCAGACGGATGACTTGCTCAGACTTTGTCATACAGTTCCTCTGGAAGTGGTGAACCTCG GTGGGAAGGGATATGATCCAGCAAGTGGGGACTTCTCTGACTTTCAGGCATGGCTGCAGTGCTACTATGTGGATGGGATGAAAACACTCCGGGATCATAATGGGAGAACAATATGGTTCAGA GGGGATCCAGGGCCCATGGCACCAAAAG attcaAAGTCACCCAAGGCAAAAAACTGGGCAAAGAAAGACGATGACCATGATTacacaaacaagaaaaag GGGGCCAGAGCAAGGAAAACAAGGATCAAACAGGGAGGTGAGATGAAAAcgccaaagaaagaaaaggatacACGTCTAGAGGAAGCTGAATCAAAGAGAAGGAAAACTGGCGAGACGCATGAAGTAAATACACCCCAGCGTGAAACAAGGTCAAATGCACGTAGGAGAAAGACCAGTAGTGTGGAAGTGACTGCAG GGTCACAGAGACGAACCATGAGAACGACCAGATAG
- the neil1 gene encoding endonuclease 8-like 1 isoform X3: MPEGPELHLASLYVNRMCEGVLFSGPVIKSEVSKNPDVPFTSEAYRITAASRGKEVKLTLTPIKTDEPKRRVKPGQVEQPMDIVFRFGMSGYFRFTSEDELPKHAHLRFYSKEKPCRVLSFVDPRRFGSWEPNGTWQPGRGPCVMFEYKKFRENVVSHVSDRAFDRPICEVLLNQKYFNGIGNYLRAEILFRSNIPPFVAAKTVLEGLGPDDSCQNENPVKKESDAKKTSVRTKKKLMKHQTDDLLRLCHTVPLEVVNLGGKGYDPASGDFSDFQAWLQCYYVDGMKTLRDHNGRTIWFRGDPGPMAPKDSKSPKAKNWAKKDDDHDYTNKKKGEADTSPQSA; the protein is encoded by the exons ATGCCCGAGGGACCAGAGCTCCACCTGGCCAGCCTGTATGTGAACAGAATGTGTGAAGGAGTGCTATTCAGCGGTCCCGTCAtaaagtcagaggtcagcaaGAACCCTGATGTGCCCTTCACCTCTGAGGCCTATCGCATCACAGCTGCTTCCAGAGGGAAGGAAGTGAAGCTCACACTGACGCCCATAAAGACAGATGAACCAAAACGGCGAGTGAAACCAGGACAAGTTGAACAACCCATGGACATAGTGTTTCGCTTTGGGATGTCAGGCTATTTCCGCTTCACCAGCGAGGATGAGCTGCCCAAACATGCCCACTTGCGTTTTTATTCCAAAGAAAAGCCCTGCAGAGTACTTAGCTTCGTGGATCCACGCAGGTTTGGGAGCTGGGAGCCCAACGGGACCTGGCAGCCTGGCAGAGGTCCCTGCGTTATGTTTGAGTACAAAAAATTCAG ggagAACGTTGTGTCACACGTGTCTGACCGAGCCTTTGACAGACCCATCTGTGAAGTCCTGCTCAATCAGAAGTACTTCAACGGTATTGGAAACTACCTGAGGGCTGAGATCCTTTTCAG GTCTAACATCCCTCCCTTTGTGGCTGCCAAAACTGTGCTGGAAGGTCTTGGGCCGGACGATTCATGTCAAAATGAGAATCCTGTGAAAAAGGAGTCAGACGCAAAG AAGACATCTgtaagaacaaaaaagaaactgatGAAACACCAGACGGATGACTTGCTCAGACTTTGTCATACAGTTCCTCTGGAAGTGGTGAACCTCG GTGGGAAGGGATATGATCCAGCAAGTGGGGACTTCTCTGACTTTCAGGCATGGCTGCAGTGCTACTATGTGGATGGGATGAAAACACTCCGGGATCATAATGGGAGAACAATATGGTTCAGA GGGGATCCAGGGCCCATGGCACCAAAAG attcaAAGTCACCCAAGGCAAAAAACTGGGCAAAGAAAGACGATGACCATGATTacacaaacaagaaaaag GGTGAAGCTGACACTTCCCCGCAGTCCGCCTGA
- the neil1 gene encoding endonuclease 8-like 1 isoform X1, giving the protein MPEGPELHLASLYVNRMCEGVLFSGPVIKSEVSKNPDVPFTSEAYRITAASRGKEVKLTLTPIKTDEPKRRVKPGQVEQPMDIVFRFGMSGYFRFTSEDELPKHAHLRFYSKEKPCRVLSFVDPRRFGSWEPNGTWQPGRGPCVMFEYKKFRENVVSHVSDRAFDRPICEVLLNQKYFNGIGNYLRAEILFRSNIPPFVAAKTVLEGLGPDDSCQNENPVKKESDAKKTSVRTKKKLMKHQTDDLLRLCHTVPLEVVNLGGKGYDPASGDFSDFQAWLQCYYVDGMKTLRDHNGRTIWFRGDPGPMAPKDSKSPKAKNWAKKDDDHDYTNKKKGARARKTRIKQGGEMKTPKKEKDTRLEEAESKRRKTGETHEVNTPQRETRSNARRRKTSSVEVTAGSQRRTMRTTR; this is encoded by the exons ATGCCCGAGGGACCAGAGCTCCACCTGGCCAGCCTGTATGTGAACAGAATGTGTGAAGGAGTGCTATTCAGCGGTCCCGTCAtaaagtcagaggtcagcaaGAACCCTGATGTGCCCTTCACCTCTGAGGCCTATCGCATCACAGCTGCTTCCAGAGGGAAGGAAGTGAAGCTCACACTGACGCCCATAAAGACAGATGAACCAAAACGGCGAGTGAAACCAGGACAAGTTGAACAACCCATGGACATAGTGTTTCGCTTTGGGATGTCAGGCTATTTCCGCTTCACCAGCGAGGATGAGCTGCCCAAACATGCCCACTTGCGTTTTTATTCCAAAGAAAAGCCCTGCAGAGTACTTAGCTTCGTGGATCCACGCAGGTTTGGGAGCTGGGAGCCCAACGGGACCTGGCAGCCTGGCAGAGGTCCCTGCGTTATGTTTGAGTACAAAAAATTCAG ggagAACGTTGTGTCACACGTGTCTGACCGAGCCTTTGACAGACCCATCTGTGAAGTCCTGCTCAATCAGAAGTACTTCAACGGTATTGGAAACTACCTGAGGGCTGAGATCCTTTTCAG GTCTAACATCCCTCCCTTTGTGGCTGCCAAAACTGTGCTGGAAGGTCTTGGGCCGGACGATTCATGTCAAAATGAGAATCCTGTGAAAAAGGAGTCAGACGCAAAG AAGACATCTgtaagaacaaaaaagaaactgatGAAACACCAGACGGATGACTTGCTCAGACTTTGTCATACAGTTCCTCTGGAAGTGGTGAACCTCG GTGGGAAGGGATATGATCCAGCAAGTGGGGACTTCTCTGACTTTCAGGCATGGCTGCAGTGCTACTATGTGGATGGGATGAAAACACTCCGGGATCATAATGGGAGAACAATATGGTTCAGA GGGGATCCAGGGCCCATGGCACCAAAAG attcaAAGTCACCCAAGGCAAAAAACTGGGCAAAGAAAGACGATGACCATGATTacacaaacaagaaaaag GGGGCCAGAGCAAGGAAAACAAGGATCAAACAGGGAGGTGAGATGAAAAcgccaaagaaagaaaaggatacACGTCTAGAGGAAGCTGAATCAAAGAGAAGGAAAACTGGCGAGACGCATGAAGTAAATACACCCCAGCGTGAAACAAGGTCAAATGCACGTAGGAGAAAGACCAGTAGTGTGGAAGTGACTGCAG GGTCACAGAGACGAACCATGAGAACGACCAGATAG